A single region of the Oryzias melastigma strain HK-1 linkage group LG23, ASM292280v2, whole genome shotgun sequence genome encodes:
- the LOC112156606 gene encoding tripartite motif-containing protein 35 → MAGRLSLPEVDLTCPVCCDIFREPVVLKCSHSFCAPCLQQYWTRQGRRRDCPLCRAPSVDDPVPSLTLRNLCEACVTEDGGQAAGDAEGELYCDPEVMCPQHGEKLKLFCLLDREPICVVCHTSRKHKQHDCCPVGEAVADVKDKMKSALSSLKERRESFEKMKKNFENTVVHIQEQARFVERRTHEEFEKLHNFLQAEEESRMEALRREEEQKSEGVRQQIQELEEELSSLSETIKVLEEEMVLEDLSVLHKSKSTLARAERPVEDPVLAPGSLIDVAKYVGSLAFQVWERMQTLIKFSPVTLDPNTAAPWLVLSDDLTSVQDSDVKQKLPDNPERFNPDTAVLGRQGLSGGRHAWEVDVGGNTAWVVGVAKESVKRKEKVASVLNNGYLCVYFYHKMYFAGTSPLTRLALKTNPRRIRVQLDCDKGRMSFYDAHTNAHIHTFKHSLSETVFPYLWVGCHNSPLTIQPVEVSLKLHDLS, encoded by the exons ATGGCAGGCCGGCTCTCCCTGCCTGAGGTGGACCTCACCTGCCCCGTGTGCTGCGACATCTTCAGGGAGCCGGTGGTGCTGAAGTGCAGCCACAGCTTCTGCGCGCCGTGCCTGCAGCAGTACTGGACCCGGCAGGGCCGGAGGCGGGACTGCCCCCTGTGCAGAGCCCCCAGCGTGGACGACCCCGTCCCCAGCCTGACCCTCAGGAACCTGTGTGAGGCCTGCGTGACGGAGGACGGGGGTCAGGCCGCCGGGGACGCCGAGGGGGAGCTGTACTGCGACCCCGAGGTCATGTGCCCCCAACACGGGGAGAAGCTGAAGCTGTTCTGTCTGCTGGACAGGGAGCCCATCTGTGTGGTCTGCCACACGTCCAGGAAGCACAAGCAGCACGACTGCTGCCCCGTCGGCGAGGCGGTGGCAGACGTGAAG GACAAGATGAAATCTGCCCTCAGCTCCTTGAAGGAAAGGCGAGAATCCTTcgagaagatgaagaagaactTCGAGAACACGGTGGTGCACATCCAG GAACAGGCCCGATTTGTGGAGAGGAGGACCCACGAGGAGTTTGAGAAGCTCCACAACTTCCTGCAGGCTGAGGAGGAGTCCAGGATGGAGGCtctgaggagggaggaggagcagaagagCGAAGGAGTGAGGCAGCAGATCCAGGAGTTGGAGGAGGAGCTGTCGTCGCTGAGCGAGACCATCAAGGTTCTGGAGGAGGAGATGGTTCTGGAGGACCTGTCGGTGCTCCAT aaaagcaaGAGTACTCTGGCAAG AGCTGAGCGGCCGGTTGAAGATCCGGTTCTGGCTCCAGGATCCCTCATAGACGTGGCTAAATATGTCGGTTCTCTGGCGTTCCAGGTGTGGGAGAGGATGCAGACGCTGATCAAATTCT ctccCGTCACTCTGGACCCCAACACGGCGGCGCCCTGGCTCGTCCTGTCCGATGACCTCACCAGCGTCCAGGACAGCGACGTGAAGCAGAAGCTTCCCGACAATCCGGAGCGCTTCAACCCCGACACCGCCGTGCTGGGCCGGCAGGGCCTCAGCGGCGGCAGGCACGCCTGGGAGGTGGATGTGGGCGGCAACACGGCGTGGGTGGTGGGCGTGGCCAAAGAGTCCGTCAAAAGGAAGGAGAAGGTGGCCTCGGTGTTGAACAACGGCTACCTGTGCGTGTACTTCTACCACAAAATGTACTTCGCGGGCACGTCGCCGCTGACGCGGCTGGCGCTGAAGACGAACCCGCGGAGGATCCGAGTGCAGCTGGACTGCGACAAGGGCAGGATGTCGTTCTACGACGCGCACACCAACGCGCACATCCACACCTTCAAGCACAGCCTCAGCGAGACGGTCTTCCCGTACCTGTGGGTGGGCTGCCACAACAGTCCGCTGACCATCCAGCCTGTGGAAGTTTCCCTCAAACTTCACGATCTTTcctaa
- the zmp:0000000711 gene encoding tubby-related protein 3 — MDFVKTEGSQPAYSRWSYRPSSSSSFLSNSSSSGIEDDSSSLMKQKLEKQKLLAEQRQRKKRQEPLMVQPNTEARPRLSRTRRPEEQAPLVESQTSSTNEVIMDGIDGPAAFLNSEAPDLGMKIQILSVSQPQSPSSQPQPPHRSPVSEETERDGDTETLLEPKMDIHEMLQKQGLCGSMNFDEASEHEEDTEEERTRSLSPQTDATRPASAASSKDVPEVAVPGSPTADLLLSEMSNLEEFVLSPAPRGVTIKCRISRDKKGMDRGLYPTYFMHMEKEDGKKVFLLAGRKRKKSKTSNYLISVDATDLSREGDSFIGKLRSNLMGTKFTVYDSGSNPCKSVGALLEDSPARQELAAVCYETNVLGFKGPRKMTVIIPGMNMNFERLPVRPQNDQESLLNRWQNHSMENLIELHNKAPVWNDDTQSYVLNFHGRVTQASVKNFQIVHDNDPDYIVMQFGRVAEDIFTLDYNYPMCALQAFAIGLSSFDSKLACE; from the exons ACcctccagctccagcagctTTTTATCCAACTCATCATCAAG TGGCATTGAGGACGACAGCAGCAGCCTCATGAAGCAGAAGCTGGAGAAACAG AAGTTGCTGGCGGAACAGAGGCAGCGTAAGAAACGCCAAGAACCTCTGATGGTCCAGCCGAACACGGAGGCCCGGCCCCGCCTCTCCAGGACCCGGCGCCCCGAGGAACAGGCCCCCCTGGTGGAGTCTCAGACCAGCTCCACAAACGAAGTCATCATGGACG GTATTGACGGTCCAGCTGCTTTCTTGAACTCAGAAGCTCCTGATCTGGGCATGAAAATTCAAATCCTGTCCGTGAGCCAGCCCCAGTCTCCCTCCTCCCAACCTCAGCCTCCACATCGGTCCCCCGTTTCCGAGGAGACGGAGAGAGACGGAGACACCGAGACGCTGCTGGAGCCCAAGATGGACATCCATGAAATGCTGCAGAAACAAG GTCTGTGTGGAAGTATGAACTTTGATGAAGCCAGCGAGCACGAGGAGGACACGGAGGAGGAGCGAACACGCTCCCTGTCCCCACAGACAGACGCCACCAGGCCTGCTTCAGCTGCGAGTAGCAAAGACGTCCCG gagGTGGCTGTCCCCGGGTCGCCCACAGCAGACCTCCTACTTTCAGAAATGTCAAATCTTGAGGAGTTTGTTCTGAGCCCGGCGCCTCGCGGCGTCACCATCAAATGTCGAATCTCCCGCGACAAGAAGGGGATGGACCGCGGCCTCTACCCGACCTACTTCATGCACATGGAGAAGGAGGACGGCAAGAAG GTCTTTCTTTTAGCCGGacgaaagagaaaaaaaagcaaaacctcCAACTACCTGATTTCAGTCGACGCTACTGATCTGTCGCGAGAAGGAGACAGCTTCATCGGTAAACTAAG GTCCAACCTCATGGGCACCAAATTCACGGTGTACGACAGCGGCTCCAACCCCTGCAAGAGCGTGGGGGCGCTGCTGGAGGACAGCCCCGCCCGCCAGGAGCTAGCGGCCGTCTGCTAC GAAACCAACGTGCTGGGCTTCAAAGGGCCGCGGAAGATGACGGTCATCATCCCGGGCATGAACATGAACTTCGAGAGACTTCCTGTTCGACCTCAGAAC GACCAGGAGAGCCTCCTGAACAGGTGGCAGAATCACTCCATGGAAAACCTCATCGAGCTGCACAACAAGGCGCCCGTGTGGAACGACGACACCCAGTCCTACGTGCTGAACTTCCACGGGCGCGTCACGCAGGCGTCGGTGAAAAACTTCCAGATCGTCCACGACAACGACC CCGACTACATCGTCATGCAGTTCGGACGCGTGGCCGAAGACATCTTCACCCTGGACTACAACTACCCCATGTGCGCGCTCCAAGCCTTCGCCATCGGCCTCTCCAGTTTCGACAGCAAGCTGGCGTGCGAGTGA